From a single Accipiter gentilis chromosome 10, bAccGen1.1, whole genome shotgun sequence genomic region:
- the CYGB gene encoding cytoglobin isoform X1 produces the protein MEKVQGEMEIERWERSEEISDAEKKVIQETWSRVYANCEDVGVSILIRFFVNFPSAKQYFSQFKHMEDPLEMERSLQLRKHARRVMGAINTVVENLNDSEKVSSVLALVGKAHALKHKVEPIYFKKLTGVMLEVIAEEYANDFTPEAHGAWTKMRTLIYTHVTAAYKEVGWAQYPTATLTPREEAAAPKAPRCSRIPEPGQPAPCPREEPSSAFCSLLGRCALAWGGNCRPHVNEHRLPSLWGTNQQKAYSRRSAH, from the exons ATGGAGAAAGTCCAGGGAGAAATGGAGATTGAGAGATGGGAAAGAAGTGAAGAGATTTCAGACGCAGAAAAAAAGGTTATTCAAGAGACATGGAGCAGAGTATATGCAAACTGCGAGGACGTTGGGGTCTCCATACTTatcag GTTTTTTGTCAACTTCCCCTCGGCCAAGCAGTACTTCAGCCAGTTCAAGCACATGGAGGACCCACTGGAGATGGAGAGGAGCTTGCAACTGCGTAAGCACGCTCGGCGGGTCATGGGTGCCATTAACACTGTGGTGGAGAACCTCAATGACTCCGAAAAGGTGTCCTCTGTTCTGGCCCTGGTGGGCAAGGCCCATGCCCTCAAGCACAAAGTGGAGCCCATCTACTTTAAG AAACTCACTGGTGTCATGCTGGAGGTCATTGCTGAAGAATACGCCAACGACTTCACCCCGGAGGCGCACGGTGCCTGGACCAAGATGAGGACCCTCATCTACACCCACGTGACGGCGGCGTACAAGGAGGTGGGCTGGGCGCAGTACCCCACCGCCACCCT GACCCCCCGGGAGGAGGCAGCAGCGCCGAAGGCACCGAGGTGCTCCCGGATACCTGAACCCGGACAGCCGGCACCCTGCCCGAGAGAGGagccttcctctgctttctgctcgCTGCTGGGTCGATGCGCCTTAGCCTGGGGTGGCAATTGCCGTCCCCACGTTAACGAGCACCGGCTCCCCTCTCTTTGGGGaacaaaccagcaaaaagcaTATTCCCGTCGCTCGGCGCATTGA
- the CYGB gene encoding cytoglobin isoform X2, translated as MEKVQGEMEIERWERSEEISDAEKKVIQETWSRVYANCEDVGVSILIRFFVNFPSAKQYFSQFKHMEDPLEMERSLQLRKHARRVMGAINTVVENLNDSEKVSSVLALVGKAHALKHKVEPIYFKKLTGVMLEVIAEEYANDFTPEAHGAWTKMRTLIYTHVTAAYKEDPPGGGSSAEGTEVLPDT; from the exons ATGGAGAAAGTCCAGGGAGAAATGGAGATTGAGAGATGGGAAAGAAGTGAAGAGATTTCAGACGCAGAAAAAAAGGTTATTCAAGAGACATGGAGCAGAGTATATGCAAACTGCGAGGACGTTGGGGTCTCCATACTTatcag GTTTTTTGTCAACTTCCCCTCGGCCAAGCAGTACTTCAGCCAGTTCAAGCACATGGAGGACCCACTGGAGATGGAGAGGAGCTTGCAACTGCGTAAGCACGCTCGGCGGGTCATGGGTGCCATTAACACTGTGGTGGAGAACCTCAATGACTCCGAAAAGGTGTCCTCTGTTCTGGCCCTGGTGGGCAAGGCCCATGCCCTCAAGCACAAAGTGGAGCCCATCTACTTTAAG AAACTCACTGGTGTCATGCTGGAGGTCATTGCTGAAGAATACGCCAACGACTTCACCCCGGAGGCGCACGGTGCCTGGACCAAGATGAGGACCCTCATCTACACCCACGTGACGGCGGCGTACAAGGAG GACCCCCCGGGAGGAGGCAGCAGCGCCGAAGGCACCGAGGTGCTCCCGGATACCTGA
- the CYGB gene encoding cytoglobin isoform X3, whose amino-acid sequence MEKVQGEMEIERWERSEEISDAEKKVIQETWSRVYANCEDVGVSILIRFFVNFPSAKQYFSQFKHMEDPLEMERSLQLRKHARRVMGAINTVVENLNDSEKVSSVLALVGKAHALKHKVEPIYFKKLTGVMLEVIAEEYANDFTPEAHGAWTKMRTLIYTHVTAAYKEVGWAQYPTATL is encoded by the exons ATGGAGAAAGTCCAGGGAGAAATGGAGATTGAGAGATGGGAAAGAAGTGAAGAGATTTCAGACGCAGAAAAAAAGGTTATTCAAGAGACATGGAGCAGAGTATATGCAAACTGCGAGGACGTTGGGGTCTCCATACTTatcag GTTTTTTGTCAACTTCCCCTCGGCCAAGCAGTACTTCAGCCAGTTCAAGCACATGGAGGACCCACTGGAGATGGAGAGGAGCTTGCAACTGCGTAAGCACGCTCGGCGGGTCATGGGTGCCATTAACACTGTGGTGGAGAACCTCAATGACTCCGAAAAGGTGTCCTCTGTTCTGGCCCTGGTGGGCAAGGCCCATGCCCTCAAGCACAAAGTGGAGCCCATCTACTTTAAG AAACTCACTGGTGTCATGCTGGAGGTCATTGCTGAAGAATACGCCAACGACTTCACCCCGGAGGCGCACGGTGCCTGGACCAAGATGAGGACCCTCATCTACACCCACGTGACGGCGGCGTACAAGGAGGTGGGCTGGGCGCAGTACCCCACCGCCACCCTGTGA